Genomic segment of Sulfurovum sp. UBA12169:
ATTCGTTTGGCCCCCAAGATACGTTTGCATTTTGATACCTATTTTGAGTGGCCCTCTTTGAAGAATCAAAACTATGGAGACGGAACCTGCCAGGGCCTGCAGTCTCATATCGCTATCCTGGCCGGCGGAAAAGTGGTGCCATGCTGTCTTGACTGTGACGGAGTTATGGAGCTGGGAGATCTGCATAAACAGAGTTTGAAAGAGATAGTCAATTCCTCTCGGGCTTTGGAGATAGCTGCAGGCTTCAAGGAGAATAGGGCAACAGAAGAATTGTGTCAAAAATGCAGTTACAAAAAAAGGTTTGAATCTAAAGTATCATTTTTATAAAAACCTTTGCTCCGAAAAAGAGATCGCTTCTGCCACTCTGCCTTCTTCAAAAATTTTTCTTGTCAAGAAGAAGGTCTTTGGAGGTATTAATGGGGAACGATTCTGGTAAATTTCGTTCCTTCGAGTGTAAGATTGTACATGAGTCCTTTTTGGTTAAACACGAATGCAACGATAGGCTTTTCAAAACTAATAGAACTTACATCTTTGCCTGCTCCCCAATCTGCAACAGCAATGGATCCATCAACTCCGGCTTCCCATCCGTTGCTTTTGATAAAATTGTTTAGTGCGCCCTGCGTTACAAAGACGATGATGTAAGAAGTTTTTTGTACTCCAAGCTGAAAACCGACAGAACCTGAAGCTATATTATAATAGTATTTTGATCTGCCATTTACGCGCAACACTCCCTCTCCATATTCGGCACCCACGACAAATCCGCCTTTGTAGACGCCTGGGAAAACAAGATAGCCTTTAGATTGAGCCAAAAACCTTTCGCCGCCTTTTACCTTCTGCGTAAATTGTCTGATTGCTTCATTGGCTTTAGCATCTATCACAGAAGCCGGCTCAGCCATCCCAAAACCGCTCAATAGAACCAATACCGCCATTAGTAACATCGGTTTGAATTGATTAAATCTCATACTCTCGCCTTTTTATTAATTTTTTTTATTATAGCAAAGAAAGATGAATGAACTGTGTATAAGCTAAAGGGATGAGGCTAAAAAATTTTTCTGTCATCCCGAACTTGATTCGGGGGTCAAGATAATGAAATTTTCGTCATTGCAGACTTGACCCTTATCTAGTCTATGATTTAATCAGGACTTTAACTCCAAAAAAGAAAAGTTAAATTTTGCTTTGGACAAATGCATCCATATCGTCAACAATGACTTCAAGTGTTCTTTCGCCGTCAATAACTTTGAGTAAATTTTTCTCTGTGTAGAAAGCTTGAATTTGTGCCAAGGGATCTGTATAGATTTTCATTCTATCATAAAAAACTTCTACGCTGTCATCGCTTCTTACAACCTCAGCTTCAGCAGCACGTCCGAGGATTCTTTCTTTGGCAATCTCTTCGCTTACCCTTACTTCTATAACAGAACTAAGTTCTATTTCATGGTTTCCGGCAAGAATTTCATCCAGTGCCGTCATCTGCTCCACGCTTCTAGGATATCCATCAATAAGTACCACATCAACGGGTGCATTGTTGATCGCTGAGATGATGGTGTCGATAATGATATTGAGCGGCACCAAAGCACCTTTGGAAATAAAGCCTTCAATAGTCTTGCCGAGTTCGCTTCCGCTGGCTACTTCTTCCCTGAGCATGTCACCGGTTGAATAGTGTACGATTTTATCTGTATGTTTTTTGGCAATGATGCTGGCGTCTGTTGTCTTGCCCGAACCGGGAGCTCCGATGATGAGAAATAGTTTTTTCATAATATAATCCTTTCTGGTAAAATTGTATCTTTTGTGATTTTGAAACGGAGCCAAAATCTATAGTTTTATATGGCTGCTGTTTGTCTCATTCTTAGCCCTAACTCTTTGAGCTGTTCATTATCGACAGTGCTTGGTGCTTGGGTAAGAAGGCATTGCGCTCTTTGCGTTTTAGGGAATGCAATGACATCTCGGATGCTGTCCGTACCTGCCATGAGCATAATGAGTCTATCAAGTCCCAGTGCAAACCCGCCGTGCGGAGGCGCACCATACTTAAGCGCATCAAGTAAAAAACCAAATTTTTCTTGCGCTTCTTCTTCGCCGATACCTAGAAGTTTGAAGATCTCTGACTGCATTGCTTCTTTGTGGATACGAATAGATCCTCCGCCAAGCTCTGTTCCATTGAGAACAATGTCATACGCAATGGATTCTATCTCTTCGATATCTTCATAATCTAGTGATTTTGGTTGGGTGAACGGATGATGAAGCGCTTTGACTCTGCCGTCTTCAACTTCAAACATGGGGAAGTCAACGACCCACAAGAATTCAAATGTACCTTTGGGGATGATTTCCATCGTTTCTGCAAGATAGATGCGGAAACGGCCCATATAATCAAGCACTAGTTTTTTCTCGCCTGCGCCGAAGAATACAGCATCTCCCACCTCAAGTTCGCATCGGTCTATAATGGCCTGAAGATCCGTATCGGTGAAAAATTTGGCAAGAGGCCCTTTAAGTCCGTCTTCTTTCATCTGGAAATAGCCAAGACCCTGTGCGCCAAATTTGCGTACATAGTCCTCAAAGCCTTTCATTTGGCGTTTTGAAAAGATAGTATCCCCGTTTGGCACCTTGAGCGCTTTGATGCGGTTTTTCTTAGGTGCTTTGGCAATAGCTGAAAAGATTTCATTGTCGCATCTTTCAAAGATATCAATCACATCAACCATGGCCATATCATAACGCATATCCGGTTTGTCTGAACCGTATTTTTCCATTGCATCATGGTGAGTCATACGTTTGAAGGTGCGGGGAATTTCAAATCCGCATTTTGTAAAAACATTGTAGATCAGTTTTTCGGCGATTTGAATCACATCTTCTTGATTGCAGAAGCTCATTTCAACATCTATTTGCGTAAATTCCGGTTGTCTGTCTGCACGAAGATCTTCATCGCGAAAACATTTGGCTATCTGAAAATATCTGTCAAAACCGCTCACCATTAAAAGCTGTTTAAAAAGCTGCGGAGATTGCGGAAGAGCATAAAATTCACCATGATGTACGCGGCTTGGTACGAGATAATCCCTTGCTCCTTCCGGAGTTGATTTGGTGAGAATAGGGGTTTCTACTTCTAGAAAACCTAGTTCGTCAAGCGCATTTCTTGCTGCAATCGTTGCTTTGGATCTCAGTTTGAAAATAGTATAAGACCGTTGGCTTCGCAGTTCAAGATATCGGTGCTTAAGGCGAATCTCTTCATTTACTTTTTCATCCCCGATTTCAAAAGGCATCGGTTTTGAGCGGTTTTCAATGACTAGCTTGTCGACGACCATTTCTATTTTGCCCGTTTTAAGATTTGGATTTTCCAATCCTTCTCCCCTGGGTCTTATCGTGCCTGTAGCGATAAGCACAAACTGGTCTCTGACATCTTCAGCAATTTTGTGGGCCGCAGCATTGTCTGCAGGGTCACAGACAAGCTGCAGTACTTCGTCTTTGTCGCGAAGGTCGATAAATATAACCCCGCCATGGTCTCTGCGGCTGGAAACCCAACCGGCCACGGTAACTACTTCACCATTATGTTGTTCATTGATCTGGGCACAATAATGTGTTCTCACGGAAAATCCTCTAACTTAAGTTTGTTGCGATTATATCGAATAGTTGTTTAGATACAAATTCGGATTCCTCTTGGATGCGAATATACAATAAAAGAACAGAAAAACAAATTTTAAAGTACATTTATGTTACCCTGCTAACAACAATTAAATAAAGTGCATGGAGCAGGATATCTTGAAACCATTAGAGCAGATACAGACTGCAGGGTTTGTGCTTAAGCCAAATACACCGCAGATTAAACCCCTCTACGAGCAGATCAAAAAACAATTTGAAGCAAGAGGAATTGAAGTGTTGATTGCAGAGCGGTCAGCAAAGATGATAGGTATAAAAGGCCTCCCTTTTGAAACGATTTGTGAGAAAGCAGATTTTTTAGTCTCTTTGGGCGGAGATGGAACATTGCTATCTTTAGTTCGCCGAAGTTATGGGCACCACAAGCCGGTTATGGGGATCAATGCAGGCCATTTGGGTTTTTTGGCCGATATCACAATCGATGAAGTAGATGATTTTTTAATTAAAATGCAGCAAGGCAACTATCGTATTGATGAGCGCATGATGATAGAAGGCTACATTAAAACATCCAAAGGAACGAAAAGTTTTTATGCTTTCAACGATGTCGTCATTACGCGCCCTACGATTTCAAAGATGGTAAAAATAGATGCTTCCATTGATGGAGATTGGTTTAACACGTACCGCGGAGACGGACTTATTATCTCCACGCCCACCGGTTCCACCGCATACAATCTTGCAGCGGGCGGACCGGTGATGTATCCCTTAACCAAAGCATTTATCATGACTCCTATTTGTGCGCATTCTTTGCGGCAAAGACCGCTGGTCGTGCCGGCAGATTTTACGATAGAGCTTGCTTCGACCGAAGACAGGGTAGTTGCTATGATAGATGGGCAGGATGCTTATGAAATGCAGCCGGGCGATGTATTGGTTGTCGAAGGCGCAAAGATAGGAGCCAAACTTTTGCACAGAAAAGAGAGGAGTTATTTTGGCGTGCTTCGTGAAAAACTTTTATGGGGGG
This window contains:
- a CDS encoding adenylate kinase yields the protein MKKLFLIIGAPGSGKTTDASIIAKKHTDKIVHYSTGDMLREEVASGSELGKTIEGFISKGALVPLNIIIDTIISAINNAPVDVVLIDGYPRSVEQMTALDEILAGNHEIELSSVIEVRVSEEIAKERILGRAAEAEVVRSDDSVEVFYDRMKIYTDPLAQIQAFYTEKNLLKVIDGERTLEVIVDDMDAFVQSKI
- a CDS encoding aspartate--tRNA ligase yields the protein MRTHYCAQINEQHNGEVVTVAGWVSSRRDHGGVIFIDLRDKDEVLQLVCDPADNAAAHKIAEDVRDQFVLIATGTIRPRGEGLENPNLKTGKIEMVVDKLVIENRSKPMPFEIGDEKVNEEIRLKHRYLELRSQRSYTIFKLRSKATIAARNALDELGFLEVETPILTKSTPEGARDYLVPSRVHHGEFYALPQSPQLFKQLLMVSGFDRYFQIAKCFRDEDLRADRQPEFTQIDVEMSFCNQEDVIQIAEKLIYNVFTKCGFEIPRTFKRMTHHDAMEKYGSDKPDMRYDMAMVDVIDIFERCDNEIFSAIAKAPKKNRIKALKVPNGDTIFSKRQMKGFEDYVRKFGAQGLGYFQMKEDGLKGPLAKFFTDTDLQAIIDRCELEVGDAVFFGAGEKKLVLDYMGRFRIYLAETMEIIPKGTFEFLWVVDFPMFEVEDGRVKALHHPFTQPKSLDYEDIEEIESIAYDIVLNGTELGGGSIRIHKEAMQSEIFKLLGIGEEEAQEKFGFLLDALKYGAPPHGGFALGLDRLIMLMAGTDSIRDVIAFPKTQRAQCLLTQAPSTVDNEQLKELGLRMRQTAAI
- a CDS encoding NAD(+) kinase gives rise to the protein MEQDILKPLEQIQTAGFVLKPNTPQIKPLYEQIKKQFEARGIEVLIAERSAKMIGIKGLPFETICEKADFLVSLGGDGTLLSLVRRSYGHHKPVMGINAGHLGFLADITIDEVDDFLIKMQQGNYRIDERMMIEGYIKTSKGTKSFYAFNDVVITRPTISKMVKIDASIDGDWFNTYRGDGLIISTPTGSTAYNLAAGGPVMYPLTKAFIMTPICAHSLRQRPLVVPADFTIELASTEDRVVAMIDGQDAYEMQPGDVLVVEGAKIGAKLLHRKERSYFGVLREKLLWGDKS